The following proteins come from a genomic window of Trifolium pratense cultivar HEN17-A07 linkage group LG4, ARS_RC_1.1, whole genome shotgun sequence:
- the LOC123920774 gene encoding uncharacterized protein LOC123920774, which translates to MSLPAQQQPQPQQPVQVYPKTGTNQPPPHHSNGNFGTVFIVLAIILVISVVACLLGRLCNRRNYNNNQSRQHNSLQRRPAKPNRQQQIHDFETREGDIELGVDKRMPPPIITRPRGLAFEPPACTRSQPHGNINNGHNHMKDFEMKSDHDSDYHRAGL; encoded by the coding sequence ATGTCTCTTCCAGCTCAACAACAACCACAACCACAACAACCTGTTCAAGTTTACCCAAAAACAGGCACAAATCAACCACCTCCCCATCATTCAAATGGGAATTTTGGGACAGTTTTCATTGTCCTTGCAATAATATTAGTCATTTCAGTAGTTGCTTGTTTACTCGGACGCCTCTGCAATCGACGCAACTACAACAATAACCAAAGTCGTCAACACAACAGCCTGCAGAGACGGCCCGCTAAGCCGAATAGGCAGCAACAGATTCATGATTTTGAAACAAGAGAAGGTGACATTGAACTTGGGGTTGACAAAAGAATGCCTCCACCAATAATTACAAGGCCTAGAGGACTTGCTTTTGAACCACCAGCATGCACAAGATCTCAGCCACATGGTAATATTAATAATGGTCACAATCACATGAAAGATTTTGAAATGA
- the LOC123920773 gene encoding probable nucleoredoxin 1, whose product MADSVDVTTHDVLSILSSPGTHFLLKNNADQVGIDSLKGKKIGFYFSASWCGPCQRFTPILAEVYNELSPNGDFEVVFVSADEDEEAFKNYFSKMPWLAIPFSDTETRNSLDELFHVNGIPHLALLHETGKVITEDGVDIIRDYGAEGYPFTSERVQELKDQEEEAKRNQSLRSLLVSRSRDFVISSDGNKIPISELEGKTVGLYFCATSYRSCALFTQKLKDVYKKLKEKGENIEVVFIPLDDEEESLKKELESLPWLSLPIKDKTCAKLIQYFELSELPTLVIIGPDGKTLHPNVAEAIEDHGIDAYPFTPEKFVELDEIAKAKEATQTLESVLVSGGQDFVIKNGGEKIPVSELEGKTVLLYFSAHWCPPCRAFLPKLIDAYHKIKAQDKDTLEVVFLSSDRDQDSFDEFFAGMPWLALPFGDSRKEILSRKFKVSGIPMLVAIGPSGRTVTKEARDLIGLYGADAYPFTEERIKEIEAKNDDIAKGWPEKVTHETHEHELVLSRRRIYYCDDCNKEGHIWSYFCEECDFDLHPNCALGDKGSVNSKEEEKPNDGWVCDGDVCTKA is encoded by the exons ATGGCAGATTCTGTTGATGTGACTACTCACGATGTTCTCTCCATTCTCTCTTCTCCCGGTACACATTTTCTTCTCAAAAACAACGCTGATCAG GTTGGAATTGATAGTTTGAAGGGGAAGAAAATCGGTTTCTATTTTTCAGCTTCATGGTGTGGTCCGTGTCAAAGATTCACTCCAATATTGGCAGAGGTGTACAATGAACTCTCTCCAAACGGTGACTTTGAGGTTGTTTTTGTCTCAGCTGATGAAGATGAGGAGGCCTTTAAGAATTACTTTTCCAAGATGCCGTGGTTGGCTATACCATTTTCTGATACAGAGACACGCAACAGCCTTGATGAATTGTTTCATGTAAATGGCATTCCTCATCTTGCATTGCTTCATGAAACTGGGAAAGTTATTACTGAAGATGGAGTTGACATTATCCGTGATTATGGAGCTGAAGGATACCCTTTCACATCGGAAAGGGTCCAAGAGTTGAAAGATCAAGAAGAGGAAGCTAAGAGGAACCAGTCCTTGAGATCTCTATTGGTATCTCGTTCCCGTGACTTTGTGATATCATCCGATGGAAACAAA ATACCTATTTCCGAGCTTGAGGGAAAGACAGTTGGTCTGTATTTCTGTGCAACTTCATACAGATCATGCGCGTTATTTACTCAAAAGCTTAAGGACGTTTACAAGAAGCTGAAGGAAAAAGGGGAGAACATCGAGGTTGTGTTTATACCCTTAGATGATGAGGAAGAGTCATTGAAGAAAGAGTTAGAAAGTTTGCCTTGGTTATCCTTGCCTATCAAGGACAAAACCTGTGCAAAACTAATTCAATACTTTGAGCTCTCAGAACTCCCGACTTTAGTTATTATTGGGCCAGATGGGAAAACTCTTCATCCTAATGTCGCTGAGGCCATTGAAGATCATGGAATTGATGCATATCCGTTCACTCCTGAAAAGTTTGTCGAACTCGATGAAATTGCAAAGGCTAAAGAAGCAACTCAAACTCTTGAGTCAGTTTTGGTGTCTGGGGGTCAAGACTTTGTCATTAAGAATGGCGGGGAGAAG ATTCCAGTGTCAGAATTAGAGGGGAAGACCGTCCTCCTCTACTTCTCAGCCCACTGGTGTCCTCCATGCCGAGCATTTCTTCCAAAACTCATTGATGCATACCATAAGATTAAGGCACAAGACAAGGACACACTTGAAGTCGTTTTCCTCTCAAGCGACAGAGATCAAGACTCTTTTGATGAATTCTTTGCAGGAATGCCATGGTTGGCACTTCCCTTTGGTGATTCAAGGAAAGAAATCCTGAGTCGCAAATTCAAGGTATCTGGAATCCCCATGCTCGTTGCGATTGGACCAAGTGGCCGGACTGTCACCAAAGAAGCTCGAGATCTGATTGGGCTATATGGGGCAGATGCATATCCTTTCACTGAGGAGAGAATTAAAGAAATAGAGGCAAAAAATGATGACATTGCAAAGGGGTGGCCTGAGAAGGTGACACATGAAACACATGAGCACGAGCTTGTATTATCGCGCCGTAGGATTTATTATTGTGATGATTGCAATAAAGAGGGACATATTTGGTCATACTTCTGTGAAGAATGTGACTTTGATCTCCATCCAAATTGTGCACTGGGAGACAAAGGAAGCGTAAATTCCAAGGAAGAAGAGAAGCCCAACGATGGATGGGTTTGTGATGGAGATGTCTGCACCAAAGCTTGA